The Hymenobacter baengnokdamensis genome includes a region encoding these proteins:
- a CDS encoding head GIN domain-containing protein: MKKYFLPALLWVLTLVPALAQTELSTQVRPLEAFHAINIGTGIELELTAGHPQRVEVSAISAEFREHILTTVTSGVLNIHYDNPDERDNRKLARINKKLHVAVTADQLTAITAGSGAKVTGTGSFATPDFQLDISSGASFKAALNVAVLIVRQNSGSVVSVSGQAPRFDLNISSGATFDGKELQTNRSQIEAGSGSSATLAVREVLLAEASGGASIRYLGSPKLTKNVSGGGSVSGK; the protein is encoded by the coding sequence ATGAAAAAGTATTTTCTGCCTGCCCTGCTGTGGGTGCTGACTCTGGTACCGGCCCTGGCTCAAACTGAGCTATCGACTCAGGTGCGACCCCTGGAAGCCTTTCATGCCATCAATATTGGCACGGGTATCGAGCTGGAGCTAACGGCCGGGCACCCGCAACGTGTGGAAGTGAGTGCCATCTCGGCCGAGTTTCGCGAGCATATTCTGACCACCGTTACCAGCGGCGTGCTCAATATTCATTACGACAACCCCGATGAGCGCGACAACCGTAAGCTCGCGCGCATCAATAAAAAGCTGCACGTGGCCGTTACGGCCGACCAGCTCACGGCCATCACGGCCGGCAGCGGGGCTAAGGTAACGGGCACTGGCAGCTTCGCCACGCCCGATTTTCAGCTCGATATCTCGTCGGGGGCCAGCTTCAAGGCCGCGCTCAACGTGGCGGTGCTCATTGTGCGCCAAAACAGCGGTAGTGTCGTGTCCGTCAGCGGCCAGGCGCCGCGCTTTGACCTCAATATCAGTAGCGGGGCTACGTTTGACGGCAAAGAGCTGCAAACCAACCGCAGCCAGATAGAGGCCGGCAGCGGCAGCAGTGCCACGCTGGCCGTGCGCGAAGTGCTGCTGGCCGAGGCCAGCGGCGGGGCCAGCATCCGTTACCTGGGCTCGCCCAAGCTCACCAAAAACGTGAGTGGCGGCGGCAGCGTCAGCGGTAAATAA
- a CDS encoding head GIN domain-containing protein yields the protein MKNLFFPVLLWLLALVPALAQTSSEVRAVSSFHAVEVSSGIELYVTAGTPQRVEVTADTPENRARIKTTVEDGVLRVKFDMQASDLWRNNRHNKLRVNVTAARLTGLSASSGSELQVKSTAYATADLRLSVSSGASLKGDFAAASIQAELSSGAEAVVSGTTQRLGVRTSGGGSFNGKNLRTSDCEAEASSGGSVAVEVQKTLSARASSGGSVTYGGAPQVSKHTSSGGSVSGR from the coding sequence ATGAAAAATCTGTTCTTCCCGGTTTTGCTCTGGCTGCTGGCCCTGGTGCCCGCCCTGGCCCAGACGTCCTCCGAGGTTCGGGCCGTGTCTAGCTTCCACGCGGTGGAGGTGAGTAGCGGCATCGAGCTGTACGTAACGGCGGGCACGCCCCAGCGCGTGGAGGTAACGGCCGACACGCCCGAAAACCGCGCCCGTATCAAAACCACCGTGGAGGATGGGGTGCTGCGGGTAAAATTCGACATGCAGGCGTCGGACCTGTGGCGCAACAACCGCCACAACAAGCTGCGCGTGAATGTTACCGCGGCCCGGCTTACCGGGCTGTCGGCCAGCAGCGGCTCCGAGCTACAGGTAAAAAGCACTGCCTATGCCACCGCCGACCTGCGCCTGTCCGTGTCGTCGGGGGCTTCGCTCAAAGGCGACTTTGCAGCAGCTTCCATTCAGGCTGAGCTTAGCAGCGGCGCCGAGGCCGTGGTGAGCGGCACCACCCAGCGCCTGGGCGTGCGCACCAGCGGCGGCGGCAGCTTTAACGGCAAAAACCTGCGTACCAGCGACTGTGAGGCCGAAGCCAGCAGTGGCGGCAGCGTAGCTGTGGAGGTGCAGAAAACCCTTTCGGCGCGGGCCAGCAGCGGCGGCAGCGTTACCTACGGCGGGGCGCCTCAGGTATCGAAGCACACCAGCAGCGGCGGCAGCGTGAGTGGCCGGTAA
- a CDS encoding sugar transferase, with protein MTFFTTHYSLLITHYPLPMYPGKRLLDLAVALPLVVLTLPLMAAGAALAAGQNGGAWLFRQRRPGLGGQLFTLYKLQTMTSARDPATGQLLPDAQRLPAIGRWLRATSLDELPQLWNIVRGDMSLVGPRPLLPEYLPLYSPRQARRHLVRPGLTGWAQVNGRNAISWEEKFEFDVWYVAHQSFWLDMSILWRTVGRVLGRRGIAAQGEATIAAFKGNARVADGASAATEPVAKQRAISHSGLRREE; from the coding sequence ATGACGTTCTTTACTACTCATTACTCATTACTCATTACCCATTACCCATTACCCATGTACCCTGGTAAGCGCCTGCTCGACTTGGCCGTGGCCCTGCCGCTGGTGGTGCTCACGCTGCCGCTGATGGCAGCAGGAGCCGCGCTGGCGGCCGGCCAGAACGGCGGTGCCTGGCTGTTTCGGCAGCGGCGGCCGGGGCTGGGCGGGCAGCTTTTCACTTTGTATAAGCTGCAAACCATGACCAGCGCCCGCGACCCCGCCACTGGCCAGCTGCTGCCCGATGCCCAGCGCCTGCCGGCCATTGGGCGCTGGCTGCGAGCTACTTCGCTCGATGAGCTGCCGCAGCTTTGGAATATCGTGCGCGGTGATATGAGTCTGGTAGGCCCGCGCCCGCTGCTGCCCGAGTATTTGCCGCTGTACTCGCCCCGGCAGGCGCGGCGGCACCTCGTGCGCCCCGGCCTCACGGGCTGGGCGCAGGTAAATGGGCGTAACGCTATCTCGTGGGAAGAAAAATTCGAGTTTGACGTGTGGTACGTGGCGCATCAAAGCTTTTGGCTCGATATGAGTATTTTGTGGCGCACGGTGGGCCGGGTGCTGGGCCGGCGCGGCATCGCGGCCCAGGGCGAAGCCACGATAGCGGCCTTTAAAGGCAATGCGCGCGTAGCCGACGGCGCGTCAGCTGCTACTGAGCCGGTTGCGAAGCAGCGGGCTATCAGTCATTCTGGCCTTCGGCGCGAAGAATAG
- the ispE gene encoding 4-(cytidine 5'-diphospho)-2-C-methyl-D-erythritol kinase → MLSFPNAKLNLGLYVTARRPDGYHELETVFLPLPWTDVLEVLPAPKGQVAANLTLTGRPIPGEAATNLCLRAYELLKADFAALPAVQLHLHKIVPIGAGLGGGSADAAFALRAIAELFGLPLTTAQLESYARRLGADCAFFMENTPRLARGKGDIFEPIDLDMRGIACVVVYPNLNISTAQAFAGIVPQAPAYPLREALAQPMSSWRATVSNDFEASLAPTFPALNNIKNLLYNTGAVYASLSGSGSAVYGLFPDRPEAPALPWPDEYLVWRGRL, encoded by the coding sequence TTGCTTTCCTTTCCCAACGCTAAGCTCAACCTGGGCCTTTACGTAACGGCCCGGCGGCCCGATGGCTACCACGAGCTGGAAACTGTATTCTTGCCCCTGCCCTGGACCGACGTGCTCGAAGTACTGCCCGCGCCCAAAGGCCAGGTCGCCGCCAACCTTACCCTCACGGGCCGGCCCATTCCGGGCGAGGCCGCTACCAACCTGTGCCTGAGGGCTTATGAGCTGCTGAAGGCCGATTTTGCGGCGCTGCCGGCCGTGCAGCTGCACCTGCACAAAATAGTGCCCATCGGCGCGGGCCTGGGGGGCGGCTCGGCCGATGCCGCATTTGCCTTACGAGCCATAGCCGAGCTATTTGGGCTGCCGCTAACGACGGCGCAGCTCGAAAGCTACGCGCGAAGGCTTGGCGCTGACTGTGCTTTTTTTATGGAGAACACCCCTCGGCTGGCGCGCGGCAAAGGCGATATTTTCGAGCCTATTGACCTGGATATGCGCGGCATTGCCTGCGTGGTGGTGTACCCCAACCTGAACATCAGCACGGCGCAGGCCTTTGCGGGCATTGTGCCACAAGCGCCGGCCTACCCCCTGCGCGAGGCCCTGGCCCAACCCATGAGCAGCTGGCGCGCCACGGTCAGCAACGACTTTGAAGCCTCACTGGCCCCGACATTTCCGGCACTGAATAATATTAAGAATTTACTATATAATACTGGCGCGGTCTATGCCAGCCTCTCCGGCTCGGGCTCCGCGGTATACGGCTTATTTCCCGACAGGCCGGAGGCACCTGCCCTACCCTGGCCCGATGAATACCTGGTGTGGCGGGGCCGGCTTTGA
- a CDS encoding DMT family transporter, protein MLKDYLKLHFIVLLWGFTAILGKLITVPPVELVFWRTLLASTGLVGLLVARRTGWRLAPAEALRLLGVGALVAAHWITFFLAARLSSVSVCLAGMATLALWTSLLEPLLLWRRVRPYEVGLGLLAMVGLYLISQAEFTQLTGLLVAVASAGLSALFSVLNSQLVKRHAPVRLTFYEMLGACLSIVLFFPVYSRYFTQGAGLRLGWHGYDWLWLLLLAGVCTVYAFSSSVELMKRISAFVVNLTINLEPVYGIVLAQALFVLRVPGFGQEKMSGGFYIGTLLILASVLVHPVLDQWNQRRARKEAVGIVN, encoded by the coding sequence ATGCTCAAAGATTACCTCAAGCTACATTTTATCGTCCTGCTGTGGGGCTTTACGGCCATTCTGGGCAAGCTGATTACCGTGCCGCCGGTCGAGCTGGTGTTTTGGCGCACGCTGCTGGCCAGCACCGGGCTGGTGGGCCTGCTGGTGGCGCGGCGCACGGGCTGGCGCCTGGCCCCGGCCGAAGCCCTGCGGCTGCTGGGCGTGGGCGCGCTGGTGGCAGCACACTGGATAACATTTTTTCTGGCGGCCCGCCTTTCCTCGGTAAGCGTGTGCCTGGCGGGCATGGCCACGCTGGCTTTGTGGACATCCCTGCTGGAGCCGCTGCTGCTGTGGCGGCGGGTACGGCCCTACGAGGTTGGCCTGGGGTTGCTGGCGATGGTGGGTTTGTACCTGATTTCGCAGGCTGAGTTTACGCAGCTTACCGGCCTGCTGGTGGCAGTGGCCTCGGCGGGGCTGTCGGCGCTGTTCAGTGTGCTCAACTCGCAGCTGGTGAAGCGCCACGCGCCGGTGCGGCTGACGTTTTACGAGATGCTGGGTGCTTGCCTGAGCATCGTATTGTTCTTTCCGGTCTATAGCCGCTATTTCACGCAGGGCGCGGGGCTGCGGCTGGGCTGGCACGGCTACGACTGGCTGTGGCTGCTGCTACTGGCGGGCGTGTGCACCGTGTACGCCTTTTCGTCCTCAGTCGAGCTGATGAAGCGGATTTCGGCCTTCGTGGTGAACCTGACCATCAACCTGGAGCCGGTGTATGGCATCGTGCTGGCGCAGGCACTTTTTGTGCTGCGGGTGCCGGGCTTCGGGCAGGAAAAAATGTCGGGCGGCTTTTATATCGGTACTCTTCTTATTCTGGCCAGCGTGCTGGTGCATCCGGTGCTCGACCAGTGGAACCAGCGCCGCGCCCGCAAGGAAGCAGTGGGAATTGTAAATTAA
- a CDS encoding LptF/LptG family permease: MKILDKYIIGKFLTAFFFTVLMLVSVICVIDYTEKNDDFLHHNLTFWHVFTHYYIYLFPYFANLLAPITIFIAVVFVTSRLAARTELVAMLASGMSFERLLLPYAMGAGVIAVLTFGLISWVIPKGTKEIVKFENLHVQEPWKFEGRNIHVKIGPRSYAYLESYDAEHNIGYRFALETIDSTILRRRLTADALTWDSTKQAWKMTPQTVRTFHGQTGETLQTIPARDTTLNLYPKDFASTYRLAETLTSPELNDLIATKIMRGANDTAQYLSVKYERYAYPFDTIILTMIGVVLSARKSRAGVGGQIALGFVLAFVFIIFVMLSRNLASVGSLPPMLAAWVPGMVFSVIGVFLYRVVPK, from the coding sequence ATGAAAATCCTCGACAAATACATCATCGGCAAGTTTCTCACCGCGTTTTTTTTCACGGTGCTGATGCTCGTGTCGGTGATTTGCGTGATTGACTACACGGAGAAGAACGACGACTTTCTGCACCACAACCTCACGTTCTGGCACGTTTTTACGCATTACTACATCTACCTTTTTCCGTATTTTGCCAATCTGCTGGCACCCATCACCATCTTTATCGCGGTGGTGTTTGTGACGTCGCGGCTGGCCGCGCGCACCGAGCTGGTGGCCATGCTGGCCAGCGGCATGAGCTTTGAGCGGCTACTGCTGCCCTATGCCATGGGGGCGGGCGTGATTGCGGTACTCACCTTTGGGCTCATCAGCTGGGTTATTCCGAAGGGTACCAAGGAGATAGTGAAGTTCGAAAACCTGCACGTGCAGGAACCCTGGAAGTTTGAGGGGCGGAATATTCACGTCAAAATCGGGCCGCGCAGCTACGCCTACCTCGAAAGCTACGATGCCGAGCACAACATCGGCTACCGTTTCGCGCTCGAAACCATCGACAGCACCATTCTGCGCCGCCGCCTTACGGCCGATGCCCTGACGTGGGACTCGACCAAGCAGGCATGGAAAATGACGCCCCAGACGGTGCGCACCTTTCACGGCCAAACCGGGGAAACCCTGCAAACTATTCCGGCCCGCGATACCACGCTCAACCTGTACCCCAAGGACTTTGCCAGCACCTATCGCCTGGCCGAAACGCTGACTTCGCCCGAGCTCAACGACCTGATTGCCACCAAAATCATGCGCGGCGCCAACGACACGGCCCAGTATCTGAGCGTGAAGTACGAACGCTATGCCTACCCCTTCGATACGATTATCCTTACCATGATTGGCGTGGTGCTAAGCGCCCGCAAGAGCCGCGCCGGCGTGGGCGGGCAAATTGCGCTGGGCTTCGTGCTGGCGTTTGTCTTTATCATCTTCGTGATGCTCTCGCGCAACCTGGCTTCGGTGGGCAGCCTGCCGCCCATGCTGGCGGCCTGGGTGCCGGGGATGGTATTCTCAGTTATCGGGGTGTTTCTGTACCGGGTGGTGCCCAAGTAG
- a CDS encoding GxxExxY protein codes for MREGFEDWVQVDAGAGPGSLAAEPGTAYGVDLAGYTPFTHRAIGCAMRVHSILGTGFPEIIYQRALAIELERKGMKARREVETPIYFRGQQIGSRRVDLMVEGPQPEKPILLELKATTDLTDCHFAQIINYLEAYRLPVGLLLNFGSTSLQYRRFVKSTFQI; via the coding sequence ATGCGAGAGGGTTTTGAGGATTGGGTGCAGGTTGATGCAGGTGCCGGGCCTGGTAGTTTGGCGGCGGAGCCGGGCACCGCTTATGGGGTAGATTTAGCGGGCTACACGCCATTTACGCATCGCGCTATTGGCTGTGCGATGCGGGTGCACAGCATATTGGGTACGGGCTTCCCGGAGATAATTTATCAGCGGGCGCTGGCGATTGAGCTGGAGCGCAAGGGCATGAAGGCCCGCCGTGAGGTCGAAACGCCCATCTATTTTCGGGGGCAGCAGATTGGTAGCCGCCGCGTTGACCTCATGGTAGAGGGCCCACAGCCCGAAAAGCCAATCTTACTGGAGCTAAAAGCAACGACCGACCTGACAGACTGCCACTTCGCTCAAATCATCAACTACCTCGAAGCCTACCGCCTGCCCGTAGGCCTCCTCTTAAACTTCGGCAGTACTTCCCTGCAATACCGCCGATTCGTCAAATCCACCTTCCAAATTTAA
- the tgt gene encoding tRNA guanosine(34) transglycosylase Tgt, protein MTFDLQAHDPGTKARAGRLTTAHGVIETPIFMPVGTAGTVKAVGQRELKQDVQAQIILGNTYHLYLRPGLDVLQAAGGLHKFNGWDRPILTDSGGYQVFSLSGTRKIKEEGVTFRSHIDGSKHLFSPEGVMDIQRRIGADIIMAFDECTPWPCEYDYARRSLDMTHRWLTRCIQRLDTTEPLYGYEQNLFPIVQGSTFKDLRRQSAEFVAGQGRAGNAIGGLSVGEPAELMYEMTELVCDILPPDKPRYLMGVGTPANILENIALGVDMFDCVMPTRNARNGMLFTTQGIINVTNKKWELDFSPIDEALGGHASTFYTKAYLRHLFQAKEMLGAQIASQHNLTFYLWLVKEARQQIVAGTFGEWKKGMVEKLMRRL, encoded by the coding sequence ATGACGTTTGACTTACAAGCCCACGACCCGGGCACCAAGGCCCGCGCCGGCCGCCTTACTACCGCGCACGGGGTTATCGAGACGCCCATTTTTATGCCCGTTGGCACGGCCGGCACCGTGAAGGCCGTGGGTCAGCGCGAGCTGAAGCAGGATGTGCAGGCCCAGATTATTCTGGGCAATACCTACCATCTGTACCTGCGCCCCGGCCTCGACGTGCTGCAAGCTGCCGGCGGCCTGCACAAATTCAACGGCTGGGACCGGCCCATTCTTACCGATAGCGGCGGCTACCAGGTGTTTTCGCTCAGCGGCACCCGCAAGATTAAGGAGGAAGGCGTTACGTTCCGCTCGCACATCGACGGCTCCAAGCACCTGTTTTCGCCCGAGGGCGTGATGGATATTCAGCGCCGCATCGGGGCCGATATCATCATGGCCTTCGACGAGTGCACGCCCTGGCCCTGCGAGTACGACTACGCCCGCCGCTCGCTCGATATGACGCACCGCTGGCTCACGCGCTGCATTCAGCGCCTCGACACCACCGAGCCGCTCTACGGCTACGAGCAGAATCTTTTCCCCATCGTGCAGGGCAGCACCTTTAAGGATTTGCGCCGGCAATCGGCCGAGTTTGTGGCCGGGCAGGGCCGCGCCGGCAACGCCATCGGCGGCCTCAGCGTGGGCGAGCCCGCCGAGCTGATGTACGAGATGACCGAGCTGGTCTGCGATATTCTGCCCCCCGACAAGCCGCGCTACCTTATGGGCGTGGGCACCCCGGCCAATATCCTGGAAAATATAGCGTTAGGGGTAGATATGTTCGACTGCGTGATGCCCACCCGTAATGCCCGCAACGGCATGCTGTTCACTACCCAGGGCATTATCAACGTCACCAACAAGAAGTGGGAGCTGGACTTCTCGCCCATCGACGAGGCGCTGGGCGGCCACGCCAGCACATTCTACACCAAAGCCTACCTGCGCCACCTCTTTCAGGCCAAGGAAATGCTGGGGGCGCAGATTGCCTCGCAGCACAACCTCACCTTTTATCTGTGGCTGGTGAAGGAAGCACGCCAGCAAATCGTGGCCGGCACGTTTGGCGAGTGGAAAAAGGGGATGGTGGAGAAGCTGATGCGCCGCCTTTGA